Proteins from one Akkermansiaceae bacterium genomic window:
- a CDS encoding endonuclease/exonuclease/phosphatase family protein: protein MTSRFLRNIFTGTASRSLLAVLLFGAASCDRSQTPEWGGNAAGEVPAAVVTPDPAAAQPAKEASTPARRQDVRFIAYNVKNWLVMNRYVNGKALDSKPKPDDEKAAVISIMARQSPDVIGLCEIGTAGDLAEIQQLLKEAGVDLPHSHFTGGADPVRHLGLLSRFPISATGKPEKTEYHLQNKLYFWNRGVLDVTVDIHGRPFRFLGCHLKSKREVEEGDEEEMRRAESLLLRSHVDSIFAKNPDERLVVYGDFNDTRSSVSGKNITGSYNDPGYLTAIPAEDSAGTRWTHHWALHDIYSRIDFIAVSKSLKPGTDFAKAKVLDDPEWAKASDHRAVLAVFH from the coding sequence GTGACTTCCCGTTTCCTGAGGAACATTTTCACAGGCACCGCCAGCCGTTCGCTGCTGGCGGTTCTTCTTTTTGGGGCGGCGTCTTGTGACCGCAGCCAGACACCGGAATGGGGCGGCAACGCCGCTGGTGAGGTCCCCGCTGCGGTGGTCACACCCGATCCAGCGGCCGCGCAGCCTGCCAAGGAGGCATCCACACCTGCCCGGCGGCAGGATGTCCGCTTCATCGCCTACAACGTGAAGAACTGGCTGGTGATGAACCGCTACGTCAACGGCAAGGCGCTGGATTCCAAGCCGAAGCCCGATGACGAGAAGGCTGCGGTGATCTCCATCATGGCCCGCCAATCGCCGGATGTCATCGGGCTGTGCGAGATCGGCACCGCCGGGGATCTGGCGGAGATCCAGCAACTTCTGAAGGAAGCGGGCGTCGATCTCCCCCACTCCCATTTCACGGGTGGCGCGGACCCGGTGCGGCACCTCGGCCTCCTTTCGCGCTTCCCCATCTCCGCGACCGGGAAGCCGGAGAAGACGGAGTATCATCTGCAGAACAAGCTCTACTTCTGGAACCGCGGCGTGCTGGACGTGACGGTGGACATCCATGGACGGCCGTTCCGTTTCCTGGGCTGCCATCTCAAGTCGAAGCGGGAAGTCGAGGAAGGTGACGAGGAGGAGATGCGCCGGGCGGAGTCCCTGCTGCTGCGGAGCCACGTGGACTCGATTTTCGCGAAGAATCCGGACGAACGACTGGTGGTGTATGGCGACTTCAATGACACCCGCTCCAGCGTTTCCGGAAAGAACATCACCGGCAGCTACAATGACCCCGGCTACCTCACGGCCATCCCCGCGGAGGACTCCGCGGGCACCCGCTGGACCCACCACTGGGCGCTGCACGACATCTATTCCCGGATTGATTTCATCGCGGTGAGCAAGAGCCTCAAGCCCGGAACCGATTTCGCGAAGGCGAAGGTTCTGGATGACCCGGAATGGGCGAAAGCCTCCGACCACCGGGCGGTGCTGGCGGTGTTCCATTAG
- a CDS encoding zinc ABC transporter substrate-binding protein, whose translation MRPLLLSILFSLASVTAAELKVAVLHPLLADIAKSVGGERVEVVDLIGSTGDPHHFEPSTESLTQSEGAKLYLVAGMGLEGYLPKLKTIVGGKATVVEIGATLPALEGECDHDHDGHDHDHKHGLDPHWWHSIDLFRRATTVVADSLATADPAGTEDFRKNATAYRGKLDELERWTKREIAKVPKERRHLATAHAAFNYFCKDFGFTAHPVQGINREQMPGPKELAKLISELKEHQVAAIFPEKESNPKILQTLTKDTGIKLADPLIADGVGVASYEEMVRHNVSAIVTALRPE comes from the coding sequence ATGCGCCCGTTGCTCCTTTCCATCCTGTTTTCGCTCGCTTCGGTGACCGCCGCCGAACTCAAGGTGGCCGTCCTGCATCCACTGCTGGCGGACATCGCGAAAAGCGTCGGCGGTGAGCGGGTGGAGGTCGTGGACCTGATCGGCTCCACCGGGGATCCCCATCATTTCGAACCGAGCACCGAAAGCCTCACGCAATCCGAAGGGGCGAAGCTCTACCTCGTCGCGGGCATGGGCCTGGAGGGGTATCTGCCCAAGCTGAAAACCATCGTCGGCGGCAAGGCGACGGTGGTGGAGATCGGTGCCACGCTGCCCGCGCTGGAAGGCGAATGCGACCATGACCACGACGGCCATGACCATGACCACAAGCACGGGCTGGACCCCCACTGGTGGCATTCCATCGACCTTTTCCGCCGGGCCACCACCGTGGTGGCGGACTCCCTCGCCACGGCGGATCCGGCTGGAACGGAGGACTTCCGCAAGAACGCCACCGCCTACCGCGGCAAGCTGGATGAACTGGAACGCTGGACAAAGCGGGAGATCGCCAAGGTGCCGAAGGAGCGCCGCCATCTGGCCACCGCCCACGCCGCCTTCAACTATTTCTGCAAGGACTTCGGCTTCACCGCACATCCGGTGCAGGGCATCAACCGGGAGCAGATGCCCGGGCCGAAAGAACTGGCGAAGCTGATCTCCGAGCTGAAGGAACATCAGGTCGCCGCGATCTTTCCCGAAAAGGAGTCCAACCCCAAGATCCTCCAGACGCTGACCAAGGACACCGGCATCAAGCTGGCGGACCCTCTCATCGCGGATGGCGTGGGGGTTGCGAGCTATGAGGAAATGGTGAGGCACAACGTGTCCGCCATCGTCACCGCGCTGCGGCCCGAGTAA
- a CDS encoding 4-alpha-glucanotransferase, which yields METNRRTSGILLPAFSARREGDFGVGDTLALRHWIDWCADHHVGFIQLLPINENGPDESPYSAISSIALDPIYLTVSPEEVPGLRNSDILEIQEELTESFGYVEVQYKSIRRLKRQLLEIGWSRRQEWPESLLGEFTEFRNTEKAWLDDYSLFRWLMEVHGDSLSWNFWPTGCQSPEGARRFLAAERTKGPEADDKLGYFSFVQWLCFRQWKALRRHADDRGVKLMGDIPIGVSWHSTDTFFDRNQFHLDLCGGSPPEPMVPDDKFFQQWGQNWGIPLYRWDRMEKDGFSWWKARVARMTDIFRIFRIDHILGFYRIYSFPWPPSRNHEFIDASIEQAAELTGGRLPRWSRRPDDSPENEEANRQDGDLRLRSILTGAGDAEVIAEDLGWVPGYVRPHLTGLGVAGFRIPHWDSDHGHAVTGDRFPECSFATYSTHDHDPVNTIWRWCHEAIQRNLHEPSHDHQRDADHASHTLRLLSEFAGIPIPANGVFPPFTDGVHWRLIKALFASNSRYAVLSVTELFGIEGRINRPGSHGSGNWRFRLPWTIGEIRRDSRMGEIGKKLASIIGVTRRG from the coding sequence TTGGAAACGAATCGTCGCACCTCAGGCATCCTGCTTCCCGCCTTCTCAGCAAGGCGCGAGGGCGACTTCGGCGTGGGCGATACCCTGGCCCTCCGGCACTGGATCGACTGGTGCGCCGACCACCACGTCGGTTTCATCCAGCTCCTGCCGATCAACGAAAACGGACCGGACGAAAGCCCCTACAGCGCGATCTCATCCATCGCGCTCGACCCCATTTACCTCACCGTTTCGCCGGAAGAAGTCCCCGGACTGCGGAATTCTGATATTCTTGAAATTCAGGAAGAATTAACTGAATCGTTTGGGTATGTTGAAGTTCAATACAAATCAATCAGACGATTGAAGCGGCAGCTTCTGGAGATCGGATGGAGCCGACGGCAGGAATGGCCGGAATCCCTGTTGGGGGAGTTCACGGAGTTCCGGAATACGGAGAAGGCCTGGCTGGACGACTACTCGCTGTTCCGGTGGCTGATGGAGGTTCACGGCGATTCCCTGTCCTGGAATTTCTGGCCGACCGGTTGCCAGAGCCCGGAAGGGGCGCGCCGTTTCCTGGCTGCGGAACGGACCAAAGGTCCGGAGGCGGATGACAAACTGGGGTATTTCTCCTTCGTCCAGTGGCTCTGCTTCCGTCAATGGAAGGCACTCCGCCGTCACGCCGATGACCGCGGGGTGAAACTGATGGGCGACATTCCCATCGGCGTAAGCTGGCACTCCACGGACACCTTCTTCGACCGGAACCAGTTCCACCTGGATCTCTGCGGCGGATCCCCGCCGGAGCCGATGGTCCCGGACGACAAGTTTTTCCAACAGTGGGGGCAGAACTGGGGCATCCCCCTCTACCGCTGGGACCGCATGGAGAAGGACGGCTTTTCCTGGTGGAAGGCGCGGGTCGCCCGGATGACGGACATCTTCCGGATCTTCCGCATCGACCACATCCTCGGATTCTACCGCATCTATTCCTTTCCGTGGCCACCTTCCCGGAACCACGAGTTCATCGATGCCAGCATCGAGCAGGCCGCGGAGCTGACCGGTGGACGGCTCCCCCGCTGGTCACGGCGGCCGGATGACAGCCCGGAGAATGAGGAAGCGAACCGGCAGGACGGCGACCTCCGGCTGCGGAGCATCCTCACCGGAGCGGGCGATGCCGAGGTGATCGCGGAGGATCTCGGCTGGGTTCCCGGCTATGTCCGCCCCCACCTCACCGGCCTGGGTGTCGCCGGCTTCCGCATCCCCCACTGGGACAGCGACCACGGCCACGCGGTGACCGGTGACCGCTTCCCGGAGTGCAGCTTCGCCACCTACTCCACCCACGACCATGATCCGGTCAACACCATCTGGCGCTGGTGCCATGAGGCGATCCAGCGCAATCTCCACGAACCCAGCCACGACCACCAGCGGGATGCGGACCATGCGAGCCACACCCTCCGCCTGCTGTCGGAGTTCGCGGGCATCCCGATCCCGGCGAACGGGGTGTTTCCCCCGTTCACGGATGGCGTCCACTGGCGGCTCATCAAGGCTCTGTTCGCGTCGAATTCCCGCTATGCGGTCCTTTCCGTGACCGAACTGTTCGGGATCGAAGGCCGGATCAACCGCCCGGGCAGCCACGGCAGTGGCAACTGGAGGTTCCGCCTTCCATGGACCATCGGGGAGATCCGGAGGGATTCCAGGATGGGCGAGATCGGCAAAAAACTCGCCTCCATCATCGGGGTGACACGACGGGGATGA
- a CDS encoding Gfo/Idh/MocA family oxidoreductase produces the protein MNRKLRMGMVGGGRGAFIGAVHRMAANLDGQIELVAGNFSSDPEKSKLSGEDFFLDPSRVYSSYEEMAKTEGAKPLGDRIDFVSIVASNNLHFPVAKTFLENGIHVVCEKPMTLSLEEAKELKAIVEKSGLVFALTHNYTGYPMVKEARAMVKAGKLGRLLKVVAEYPQGYAVTNLKEQENTKIGSWRADPKKAGVSNCMADIGIHAENLARYISGLHLEEVAADLNTFIPGRVLDDDGSVLLRYEGGVRGVLYASQISTGDENALHVRIYGTEASVEWHQEHPNELIVKFADHPRQVWRRGNSYNGPEAQKNTRIPFGHPEGFIEGFANIYAAVTEAVRDSLKGEFKPGTYDFPNVDDGVEGLAFIEATVKSSAANAAWTKLR, from the coding sequence ATGAACCGCAAACTCCGCATGGGCATGGTCGGCGGCGGCCGTGGCGCCTTCATCGGTGCCGTCCACCGCATGGCCGCGAACCTCGACGGCCAGATCGAACTGGTTGCCGGAAACTTTTCCTCCGACCCGGAGAAGTCGAAGCTCTCCGGCGAGGACTTCTTCCTCGATCCGTCCAGGGTCTATTCCTCGTATGAGGAAATGGCGAAGACGGAGGGAGCGAAGCCCCTCGGTGACCGCATCGACTTCGTCAGCATCGTCGCCAGCAACAACCTCCATTTTCCGGTGGCAAAGACGTTCCTGGAGAACGGCATCCATGTAGTGTGCGAAAAGCCGATGACGTTGTCGCTGGAGGAAGCGAAGGAGCTGAAAGCGATCGTGGAGAAATCCGGCCTCGTCTTCGCGCTCACGCACAACTACACCGGCTACCCGATGGTGAAGGAAGCCCGGGCAATGGTGAAGGCCGGCAAGCTGGGCCGTCTGCTCAAGGTCGTGGCCGAGTATCCGCAGGGCTACGCGGTCACCAACCTCAAGGAGCAAGAGAACACCAAGATCGGCAGTTGGCGCGCGGATCCCAAGAAAGCCGGCGTTTCGAACTGCATGGCGGACATCGGCATCCATGCGGAGAATCTCGCCCGTTACATCAGCGGACTGCATCTGGAGGAAGTGGCCGCGGATCTCAACACCTTCATTCCCGGTCGTGTGCTGGATGACGATGGCAGCGTGCTGCTCCGCTATGAAGGCGGCGTCCGCGGTGTCCTCTACGCCTCGCAGATTTCCACGGGTGACGAGAACGCGCTGCACGTCCGCATCTACGGCACGGAGGCATCCGTCGAGTGGCACCAGGAGCACCCGAACGAGCTGATCGTGAAATTCGCCGACCACCCGCGCCAGGTCTGGCGTCGTGGCAACAGCTACAACGGCCCTGAGGCACAGAAAAACACCCGCATTCCTTTCGGCCATCCGGAAGGCTTCATCGAGGGCTTCGCCAACATCTACGCCGCGGTGACCGAAGCGGTCCGGGATTCGCTCAAGGGCGAGTTCAAGCCGGGCACTTACGATTTCCCCAATGTTGATGATGGCGTGGAAGGTCTCGCCTTCATCGAGGCGACGGTGAAATCCTCCGCCGCCAACGCGGCCTGGACGAAGTTGCGCTGA
- a CDS encoding glutamate synthase subunit alpha, which yields VASARPGVSPFYLVNADELEIKMAQGAKPGEGGQLPGHKVNALIARLRNTQPGVQLISPPPHHDIYSIEDLAQLIHDLKEVNPRARITVKLVAESGVGTVAAGVAKASADNILISGHDGGTGASPLSSTKHAGSPWELGLAEAQQTLLINNLRERVTLRTDGGIRNGRDVVIAAILGAEQFNFGTTAMIAMGCVYVRKCHLNTCPVGIATTDPKFRAKFKGTPEMVINYFNGVAQEAREWMAKIGVRTLDELIGRPEYLAQREVPGHPKANTLDLSAILKDVVPDLSAQTGRPLDQIARIRTHERNDGLTKPALDLKIIADLVKNLTGSDQPAGIPEYGAGSTPAAILDALKLLPDRPPVRLEYDVVNTDRNIGTRLSGRIAELHGDRKLPEGTIHIVCRGTAGQSFGTFLVAGVKLEIFGEANDYVGKGMTAGEIVIRVTEDASFDAAANAICGNTCLYGATGGRLFANGRAGERFAVRNSGAITVVEGVGDHGCEYMTNGTVVILGKTGKNFGAGMSGGAAFVYDVDGKFFSRVNSEMVVALPVTRPQDLAEVKSLVEQHVAATGSAQGKKLLAAWEETSRKLVRVIAKERAALEAAEEQHEAASTPVGAK from the coding sequence ATCTCGCCTCCTCCGCACCACGACATCTACTCCATCGAGGACCTCGCGCAGTTGATCCACGACCTGAAGGAAGTGAACCCACGCGCCCGGATCACCGTGAAGCTCGTCGCCGAGTCCGGCGTCGGCACGGTCGCCGCCGGTGTGGCGAAAGCCTCCGCCGACAACATCCTCATTTCCGGCCATGACGGCGGCACGGGAGCATCCCCGCTGTCCTCCACCAAACACGCCGGTTCCCCATGGGAACTCGGACTGGCAGAGGCCCAGCAGACGCTGCTGATCAACAACCTGCGCGAGCGGGTCACCCTCCGCACGGACGGTGGCATCCGCAACGGACGGGACGTGGTCATCGCCGCCATCCTCGGCGCGGAACAGTTCAACTTCGGCACCACCGCGATGATCGCGATGGGCTGCGTGTATGTCCGCAAGTGCCACCTCAACACCTGCCCTGTGGGTATCGCGACGACCGATCCGAAGTTCCGCGCCAAGTTCAAAGGCACCCCGGAGATGGTCATCAACTACTTCAACGGCGTGGCCCAGGAAGCCCGCGAGTGGATGGCCAAGATCGGCGTCCGCACGCTGGATGAGCTGATCGGCCGTCCGGAGTATCTCGCCCAGCGCGAGGTTCCAGGCCACCCGAAGGCGAACACGCTGGATCTCAGCGCGATCCTGAAGGACGTCGTGCCGGATCTCTCCGCCCAGACCGGCCGCCCGCTGGACCAGATCGCCCGTATCCGCACCCACGAGCGGAACGATGGTCTGACCAAGCCCGCGCTCGACCTGAAGATCATCGCCGACCTGGTGAAAAACCTCACCGGATCCGACCAACCGGCCGGGATCCCGGAATACGGCGCGGGTTCCACCCCGGCCGCCATCCTGGACGCCCTCAAGCTGCTGCCTGACCGCCCGCCGGTCCGGCTGGAGTATGACGTGGTCAACACGGACCGGAACATCGGCACCCGCCTTTCCGGCCGGATCGCCGAACTCCATGGCGACCGCAAGCTTCCCGAAGGCACCATCCACATCGTCTGCCGCGGCACCGCCGGCCAATCGTTCGGCACCTTCCTGGTCGCCGGCGTCAAGCTGGAGATCTTCGGTGAGGCGAACGACTACGTCGGCAAGGGCATGACCGCCGGTGAGATCGTCATCCGCGTGACGGAAGACGCCAGCTTCGATGCCGCCGCCAACGCGATCTGCGGCAACACCTGCCTCTACGGCGCGACCGGCGGACGCCTGTTCGCCAACGGCCGCGCGGGCGAGCGCTTCGCGGTCCGGAACTCCGGTGCCATCACGGTGGTCGAAGGCGTGGGCGACCACGGCTGCGAATACATGACCAACGGCACCGTCGTGATCCTGGGCAAGACCGGGAAAAACTTCGGCGCGGGCATGTCCGGCGGCGCCGCCTTCGTCTATGATGTGGACGGCAAGTTCTTCTCGCGGGTCAACTCCGAGATGGTCGTCGCCCTTCCGGTCACCCGTCCGCAGGACCTCGCCGAGGTGAAATCCCTCGTCGAGCAGCACGTCGCCGCCACCGGCAGCGCCCAGGGCAAGAAGCTCCTCGCCGCCTGGGAGGAAACCTCGCGCAAGCTGGTCCGGGTCATCGCCAAGGAACGTGCCGCGCTGGAAGCCGCCGAAGAGCAACACGAAGCCGCTTCCACTCCGGTCGGAGCGAAGTGA
- a CDS encoding Gfo/Idh/MocA family oxidoreductase, with translation MSIKVGVIGAGGMLKYHAAGFRAAGAEIIAVADPAPGAAERAAQTWGIAKQFDSVDKMLAECPELDAISIIVPNKFHAPLALQGLKAGKHVFCEKPPALNATEMKELIAAAEASGKRLMFNFNNRARPESQAMKKYCEDGTVGTINSAQAKWIRRTGIPGFGGWFTSKAFSGGGAVIDLCHMIDLSMYFMGYPEPSHVLANTFDTFITDKGFKGPWGIPDRADGVNDVEAAAHGFVTFKTGQVLSLQVSWAEMIKREEVSVVFQGTKAGGKVERLFGRDGLDETAIDTCELYVQENGNSVNRTIVTPACEDMGRSGSAQNFIEAIEGKAEPFNEPVQALRLMQIIDAIYESAKTGAPVAI, from the coding sequence ATGTCCATCAAAGTAGGAGTCATCGGAGCGGGCGGAATGCTCAAATACCACGCCGCGGGTTTCCGCGCCGCGGGTGCTGAAATCATTGCCGTCGCCGACCCGGCGCCGGGTGCGGCCGAGCGCGCCGCGCAGACCTGGGGAATCGCGAAGCAGTTCGACTCCGTCGACAAGATGCTCGCGGAGTGTCCGGAACTGGACGCCATCAGCATCATCGTCCCGAACAAGTTCCACGCCCCGCTCGCCCTTCAGGGCCTGAAGGCCGGCAAGCATGTCTTCTGCGAGAAGCCGCCCGCCCTCAATGCCACGGAGATGAAGGAACTCATCGCCGCCGCGGAAGCCTCCGGCAAGCGCCTGATGTTCAACTTCAACAACCGCGCCCGTCCGGAGTCGCAGGCGATGAAGAAGTATTGTGAGGACGGCACCGTTGGCACGATCAACTCCGCCCAGGCGAAGTGGATCCGCCGCACCGGCATCCCCGGCTTCGGCGGCTGGTTCACCAGCAAGGCATTCTCCGGTGGCGGCGCGGTCATCGACCTCTGCCACATGATCGACCTGTCCATGTATTTCATGGGCTATCCGGAGCCATCCCACGTGCTGGCCAACACCTTCGACACCTTCATCACCGACAAGGGCTTCAAGGGTCCTTGGGGCATCCCTGACCGCGCCGACGGCGTGAACGATGTGGAGGCCGCCGCACACGGCTTCGTCACCTTCAAGACCGGCCAGGTCCTTTCCCTTCAGGTCTCCTGGGCGGAGATGATCAAGCGCGAGGAAGTCTCCGTCGTGTTCCAGGGCACCAAGGCGGGCGGCAAGGTGGAGCGTCTCTTCGGCCGTGACGGTCTGGATGAAACCGCCATCGACACCTGCGAACTCTACGTCCAGGAAAACGGCAACAGCGTGAACCGCACCATCGTCACCCCTGCCTGCGAGGACATGGGCCGCAGCGGCTCCGCCCAGAACTTCATCGAAGCCATCGAAGGCAAGGCCGAGCCGTTCAATGAGCCGGTCCAGGCCCTGCGCCTGATGCAGATCATCGACGCGATCTACGAGTCGGCGAAGACCGGCGCTCCTGTCGCGATCTGA
- a CDS encoding twin-arginine translocase TatA/TatE family subunit, with translation MNATLAFLGPIGGPEMIMIFVVILLLFGAKKLPELARGIGKSMGEFKKAREDFEYEITRSEADGRRAAAAKTEGKSKEELEAEIAKLKAEASVKEAAGKEPRDV, from the coding sequence ATGAACGCAACACTCGCTTTCCTCGGCCCGATCGGCGGTCCTGAGATGATCATGATTTTCGTCGTGATCCTGCTGCTCTTCGGGGCAAAGAAGCTCCCCGAATTGGCACGCGGCATCGGCAAGAGCATGGGTGAATTCAAGAAAGCCCGTGAGGATTTCGAATACGAAATCACCCGTTCGGAAGCGGATGGCCGCCGTGCCGCCGCCGCGAAAACCGAAGGCAAGAGCAAGGAGGAACTCGAAGCCGAGATCGCCAAACTGAAAGCCGAAGCCTCCGTCAAGGAAGCTGCCGGCAAGGAGCCAAGGGACGTCTGA
- a CDS encoding peptidylprolyl isomerase → MKWFTLTSAAFLLCSAAANAQIYADFSTSMGNFTCELNYTIAPKTVANFVGLAEGTRKWVSPSGVIQENKPFYNGLIFHRVVAKFMNQAGCPLGTGSAGPGYYFPDETIGGPAHAPYVISMANASGYTNGSQFFVTVPRNAPQNFEHLDGTHTVFGVVTSGRDVVDQINAVPVTSWKPNTPVVIQSVTIRRVGTAAAAFDVHGQNLPEIQPTPYDLELNLPSVVRAVPRIPRDGRVTTSTYVSEDLQTWDLASLDYAGLGGPGNTPFPIAVPYGFGQYPQKQFYRFVDAVNSDAIIPASLSGKSLTVTWPGNSLVFTFNAAGDGGTVIFNDEETPRDIIHIYESQSPYDLIVEVDGLVPLKISGSLTGSTSTLNLGTHKLSGFTDSWFFAGQGSLSITK, encoded by the coding sequence ATGAAGTGGTTCACCCTCACATCCGCCGCGTTTCTCCTCTGTTCCGCCGCCGCCAACGCACAGATCTACGCGGATTTCTCCACCAGCATGGGGAATTTCACCTGTGAGCTGAACTACACCATCGCACCGAAAACGGTGGCGAATTTCGTGGGCCTCGCCGAAGGCACCCGGAAATGGGTGTCCCCTTCAGGAGTGATCCAAGAGAACAAACCCTTCTACAACGGCCTGATCTTCCACCGGGTGGTCGCCAAGTTCATGAATCAGGCCGGTTGCCCGCTCGGCACGGGATCAGCCGGCCCTGGTTACTATTTCCCCGACGAAACCATCGGCGGCCCCGCTCACGCCCCCTATGTCATTTCAATGGCGAACGCCAGCGGCTACACCAACGGTTCCCAGTTCTTTGTCACCGTTCCCCGCAACGCCCCGCAAAATTTCGAGCATCTGGACGGCACCCACACCGTTTTCGGCGTGGTGACCTCCGGAAGGGACGTCGTGGACCAGATCAACGCCGTACCGGTCACTTCGTGGAAACCGAATACGCCCGTCGTCATCCAATCCGTCACGATTCGCAGGGTTGGCACCGCAGCCGCGGCATTCGATGTTCATGGGCAGAATCTTCCTGAAATCCAGCCAACTCCCTACGATTTGGAATTGAATCTCCCCTCCGTTGTGCGGGCGGTGCCGAGGATCCCACGCGACGGACGCGTTACCACCTCCACCTATGTCTCGGAAGATCTCCAAACCTGGGATCTCGCTTCACTGGATTACGCCGGCTTGGGCGGCCCCGGAAACACGCCGTTTCCGATCGCCGTGCCATACGGCTTCGGCCAATATCCGCAGAAGCAGTTCTACCGGTTCGTTGATGCCGTCAACAGCGATGCCATCATTCCCGCATCCCTTTCCGGAAAATCCCTCACGGTGACATGGCCGGGAAATTCCCTCGTTTTCACATTCAATGCAGCGGGCGATGGAGGAACCGTGATTTTCAATGACGAAGAGACGCCCAGGGACATCATTCACATTTACGAATCCCAGTCCCCCTATGATCTGATTGTCGAGGTCGATGGACTGGTCCCCCTCAAGATCAGTGGTTCGCTCACGGGTTCGACATCCACCTTGAATCTTGGCACACACAAGCTCAGCGGATTCACCGACTCCTGGTTCTTCGCGGGGCAAGGTTCCCTCTCCATTACAAAATAA
- a CDS encoding EamA family transporter, with product MKHYVQLHLLVLLLAATALLGEVISLPAVGVVVWRTAVAAVGAAVWVALIRRLSLWPGAGVVGPLLGVGVIVGVHWISFFQAVKMTNVSICLAGLAAMPLFTALTEPWLEKRRVRPFEVLLGLLILAGVGTIAGAIQRQDLAGLAVALFSAFLAAIFPVLNRRLVTTGGDPLTMVMWEMLGALCVALVLLPFMTDAGSLFAWKGSDWLWLLALALGCTVFAHSFHIRLLKTLSAYTVNLAISFEPLYGIIAAALLFGEYKQLTPMYYVGLGTILIANIAHPVCVRMTRKPVM from the coding sequence GTGAAGCATTACGTCCAACTCCATCTGCTCGTCCTCCTGCTGGCGGCCACCGCGCTGCTGGGTGAGGTGATCTCACTGCCTGCGGTGGGCGTGGTGGTGTGGAGAACGGCGGTCGCTGCGGTGGGGGCCGCGGTCTGGGTGGCGCTCATCCGCCGCCTGTCATTGTGGCCGGGTGCCGGTGTTGTCGGTCCCCTTCTCGGTGTCGGCGTGATCGTCGGCGTGCACTGGATCAGTTTCTTCCAGGCGGTGAAGATGACGAACGTGTCCATCTGCCTCGCCGGACTCGCGGCGATGCCACTCTTCACCGCCCTCACGGAACCGTGGCTGGAGAAGCGCCGCGTGCGCCCTTTCGAGGTGTTGCTCGGGTTGCTGATCCTCGCGGGCGTGGGCACCATCGCGGGGGCGATCCAGCGGCAGGATCTGGCCGGGCTGGCGGTCGCGCTTTTCAGTGCCTTCCTCGCCGCCATCTTTCCGGTGTTGAACCGGCGGCTGGTGACCACCGGCGGTGATCCCCTGACCATGGTGATGTGGGAGATGCTCGGCGCGCTGTGCGTCGCGCTGGTGCTGCTGCCATTCATGACAGATGCCGGATCCCTTTTCGCATGGAAGGGGTCCGACTGGCTGTGGCTGCTGGCACTGGCGCTCGGCTGCACGGTGTTCGCCCACAGCTTCCACATCCGGCTGCTCAAAACCCTGAGCGCCTACACGGTGAACCTCGCCATCAGCTTCGAGCCGCTCTACGGCATCATCGCCGCCGCGCTGTTGTTCGGCGAATACAAGCAGCTCACGCCGATGTACTACGTGGGATTGGGGACGATCCTCATCGCGAACATCGCCCACCCGGTCTGCGTGCGGATGACACGCAAACCGGTGATGTAA